The following DNA comes from Sphingopyxis sp. BSN-002.
CTGCTTGCCCTGCGAGGTGGAAAGCAGCGCCGGATCCTGTTCGGCGAGCACCATCAGCACCGCCGAGCGGATCGGCACCTGCTGGCGTTTGATGTTGTTGATCACCTTGCCGTCGTAGAAGGTCGACAGGCTGATCCCGACCTGCAGGAAGCCCGAGCCGTCGGCGAGGTTCGTCGTGAAGGCATCGGTGATCGGATAATAGGTGACCTCATATTTGCTCGGGTCGACCTTGAAGCGGTCGTTCGGGACCGAAACGGTGCCGACCTTCGGTGCCGCCTCGCCGCCTTCGCCGCCTTCGGCTGCGGCTTCCTCGCCGCCTTCGCTGCGCGCGACGAGCTTGGGATAATGATCCTCAGGCTTTGCTTCATGGCCGCCGAGGCCGCCGCCCAGATAGATGCCTGCGCCGGCGCCCGCGCTGATCAGCGCGGTGCCGCCGATGCCGAGCACCAGCAGTTTCTTCATCTTGCCGCCCTTTTTGGGTTCGGCGCCTTCGGGGGTTTTTTCCTTGCTCATGGTCAGGTCCTTCCTGGTCAGGCAAAGCGGCCGCGGCGATCCGCGGTGCGTTCGTCATGGGTGGGATCCGCCTGGTCGGCGGCGGTTTCGATCAGATGGCTGGCATCGGGCGCACTGCTGCGGCCCTGGCTCTGGTTCTGCTGCTGGCGACCGGCTTCTGCCGGCGTGTGCGTCACCTGCGCAT
Coding sequences within:
- a CDS encoding flagellar basal body-associated FliL family protein — its product is MSKEKTPEGAEPKKGGKMKKLLVLGIGGTALISAGAGAGIYLGGGLGGHEAKPEDHYPKLVARSEGGEEAAAEGGEGGEAAPKVGTVSVPNDRFKVDPSKYEVTYYPITDAFTTNLADGSGFLQVGISLSTFYDGKVINNIKRQQVPIRSAVLMVLAEQDPALLSTSQGKQQLQRQLTNAINDVLRDKEGFGGIDNVYFTSLVIQ